One window from the genome of Enterococcus haemoperoxidus ATCC BAA-382 encodes:
- a CDS encoding MerR family transcriptional regulator, with protein sequence MNISEVAAKYDMTPATIRYYESQGLMPAITRNQSGTRDFQEEDLNWVEFIKCMRDSGLSIHSLSKYSELYQIGEQTLTQRKEILLDEYQKLLKKQALINGTVAKLEKKIANYDVKIKKYEEEIVTEKELG encoded by the coding sequence ATGAATATTTCAGAAGTTGCAGCAAAATATGATATGACACCTGCTACGATTCGCTACTATGAGAGTCAAGGGTTAATGCCGGCGATTACCCGTAACCAATCGGGAACTAGAGATTTTCAAGAAGAGGATTTAAATTGGGTTGAATTCATTAAATGTATGAGAGATTCAGGATTGTCTATTCATTCTCTTTCAAAATATTCAGAGTTATATCAAATTGGGGAACAAACGTTGACGCAAAGAAAAGAGATTTTGTTGGATGAATATCAAAAACTTTTAAAGAAACAGGCATTAATTAATGGAACTGTTGCTAAATTAGAAAAGAAAATCGCGAATTATGATGTTAAAATAAAAAAATATGAGGAAGAGATAGTTACGGAAAAAGAACTAGGCTAG